The Euphorbia lathyris chromosome 2, ddEupLath1.1, whole genome shotgun sequence genome includes a window with the following:
- the LOC136219186 gene encoding uncharacterized protein — MAIGLLKNSISAALLPLFSYSAVAAATLPISFSNKPLIKSPLPKMATSELLSSKSSSIKIIDSHLHVWASPQQAADKYPYFPGQEPTLPGDLDFLLQNMEEAGVDGALIVQPINHKFDHSLVTSVLKKYPTKFVGCCLANPAEDGSGLKQLQQLVLKDGYRAVRFNPYLWPSDEKMTNSVGKALFSKAGELGVPVGFMCFKGLDLHIAEIQELCSEFPSTVVLLDHFGFCKPPTNDEESHTFSELLKLSRFPQVYIKFSALFRVSRMAYPYRDLSPIFSQVVSSFGANRVMWGSDFPFVVLECGYSGAKEAVSWIASEVPLSSSDLEWIMGKTATELFKGHWNS; from the exons ATGGCAATTGGGTTGTTGAAGAATTCAATTTCTGCTGCTTTGCTTCCCCTCTTTTCCTACTCTGCGGTTGCTGCTGCTACTCTTCCCATATCCTTTTCAAATAAACCACTAATCAAATCTCCATTACCGAAAATGGCTACATCTGAATTGCTCAGTTCCAAATCCAGTTCTATCAAAATCATCGATTCCCATCTTCATGTTTGGGCATCTCCTCAACAG GCTGCCGATAAATATCCATATTTTCCTGGCCAAGAACCCACTTTGCCAGGAGATTTAGACTTCTTGCTCCAG AACATGGAAGAAGCAGGAGTAGATGGTGCTCTAATTGTGCAGCCTATTAATCACAAGTTTGATCATTCTTTAGTGACAAG TGTCCTAAAGAAGTATCCTACCAAGTTTGTTGGTTGCTGCCTTGCAAATCCAGCGGAAGATGGAAGTGGGCTTAAGCAGCTTCAACAACTTGTCTTGAAG GATGGTTATCGTGCTGTTCGTTTTAATCCATATTTGTGGCCATCTGATGAAAAG ATGACAAACTCTGTTGGAAAGGCATTATTTTCTAAAGCAGGAGAGCTTGGGGTACCAGTTGGTTTCATGTGTTTCAAG GGACTCGATCTTCATATTGCAGAGATTCAGGAATTGTGTTCAGAATTTCCATCTACAGTTGTATTGCTTGATCATTTTGGTTTCTGCAAACCACCAAC AAATGATGAAGAAAGTCATACTTTCTCTGAGCTTCTAAAGCTATCCAGATTCCCACAG GTATACATTAAATTCAGTGCCCTCTTCAGGGTGTCAAGAATGGCGTACCCTTACCGAGATTTATCGCCCATTTTCTCTCAAGTTGTCTCTAGCTTCGGTGCAAACCGTGTCATGTGGGGCAG TGATTTTCCATTTGTGGTACTGGAATGCGGGTACAGCGGAGCAAAAGAAGCGGTGTCTTGGATTGCCAGTGAAGTGCCTTTATCATCTTCTGATTTGGAATGGATTATGGGCAAAACAGCCACGGAGCTCTTCAAAGGTCACTGGAATTCATAG